A portion of the Sphaerochaeta pleomorpha str. Grapes genome contains these proteins:
- a CDS encoding extracellular solute-binding protein, with translation MKMKRIALVAMACLVSAGTLWAAGQNEKLTQGIPHIVIATADNTYGLSTDSDLQGAITSLIESKTNTKITTIIPPLASYTDKLATLVNSGDVPDVFVVAQAMTKIPSMVARGQLLDLTDYIKNSPALSKLDPSLFQNLQIDGKTYFIPYNYPKSKALYLRKDIMDQYGITLSNTPTTEEFSREMQKLAGTGIIPFCFPKWVDNFQFFYNSFGAWGGVYNENGQIIDGFQTQEMRDALSYVHQLYVDGVLSQEFITTENSAMREKTYTGKAASDIDYVTNYINYVQNTTAAGKYTEMHLIYKLVGPNGDGGALNEATQTAWVVSAKTENPEASIRVLETIVTDSEVYPAFFGIGVEGKHYTLDANGVITPTAKAANSGYKYTLNYLSDSFLDIDLNNLSFTLSDLLKQGLPKQIAHIRAVQPNLGPNHAADINVGVSVAYDRVAPSIKSTRESIATKIIVGSVSLEQGMQEYNNFWKSINGPEILKELNAAN, from the coding sequence ATGAAAATGAAAAGAATTGCATTGGTTGCCATGGCTTGTCTGGTCTCAGCTGGAACGCTCTGGGCGGCAGGACAAAATGAAAAATTGACACAGGGAATTCCCCATATTGTCATCGCGACTGCAGACAACACCTATGGGCTGAGCACCGATTCCGATCTCCAAGGTGCCATAACCTCGTTGATTGAATCAAAGACGAACACCAAGATTACCACCATAATCCCACCACTCGCAAGTTATACCGACAAACTCGCAACCTTGGTCAACAGTGGCGATGTCCCAGACGTCTTTGTCGTTGCACAAGCAATGACAAAAATCCCTTCCATGGTCGCCAGGGGGCAGCTTCTTGACTTGACCGATTACATCAAGAACTCCCCAGCCTTGTCAAAATTGGATCCTTCGCTTTTCCAGAATCTGCAGATTGATGGAAAGACCTACTTCATTCCCTACAACTATCCCAAGTCGAAGGCCCTCTATCTCCGCAAGGACATCATGGACCAATATGGAATCACGTTATCAAACACCCCTACAACCGAAGAATTCAGCAGGGAAATGCAGAAACTTGCAGGAACAGGTATCATTCCTTTCTGCTTCCCCAAGTGGGTCGATAATTTCCAGTTCTTCTACAACTCCTTCGGGGCTTGGGGCGGTGTCTACAATGAAAACGGACAAATCATCGACGGTTTTCAAACCCAGGAAATGAGAGACGCCCTTTCCTATGTCCACCAGTTATATGTAGACGGTGTGCTCAGCCAGGAATTCATCACCACGGAAAACAGTGCAATGCGTGAGAAGACCTATACGGGAAAAGCAGCCAGTGACATTGATTACGTCACCAACTACATCAATTACGTACAAAACACTACGGCCGCAGGCAAATATACGGAAATGCACCTCATTTACAAACTGGTTGGACCAAACGGTGACGGCGGAGCTCTCAACGAAGCTACGCAAACCGCATGGGTTGTTTCTGCCAAGACAGAAAACCCCGAGGCTAGCATCCGCGTTTTGGAAACCATCGTTACCGATAGCGAAGTATACCCTGCCTTCTTTGGTATCGGAGTGGAAGGGAAGCACTATACCTTGGACGCAAACGGCGTGATTACCCCAACTGCAAAAGCAGCCAATTCCGGGTATAAATATACGCTCAATTACCTCAGCGACTCCTTTTTGGATATCGACCTCAACAACCTCTCCTTTACCCTCAGCGACTTGTTGAAACAGGGACTTCCCAAACAGATTGCACATATCCGTGCCGTGCAACCAAACCTGGGACCAAACCATGCCGCAGATATCAATGTAGGGGTTTCCGTTGCCTATGACAGGGTTGCCCCTTCAATCAAGAGCACCAGGGAATCGATTGCTACAAAGATTATCGTCGGGTCTGTGTCCCTGGAACAGGGCATGCAGGAATACAATAATTTCTGGAAGAGTATCAACGGCCCGGAAATCCTGAAAGAACTGAACGCTGCCAACTAA
- a CDS encoding glycoside hydrolase family 3 C-terminal domain-containing protein, whose translation MDLTVFREQAKQLVAHMSLKEMFSQLLHEAPAIPRLGLPRYNWWNEALHGAARSGTATVFPQAIGLAAMFDDVFLKEIATVISTEQRAKYNTFSALGDRGIYKGLTLWSPNVNIFRDPRWGRGQETYGEDPYLASQLGVSFIQGLQGDGPYLKTAACVKHFAVHSGPEPLRHDFNAIVSRKDLYETYLPAFEACVKEGEVNAVMGAYSAVNGEPCCGSPFLITDILRNDWGFEGMYISDCWAIRDFHLNHAVTKNQVDSVALALNAGCDLNCGCEYLSLEKAYQQGLIDRKTITQACIRVMTTRFALGLFSEDCTYSNIGYEQNDTEEHRKVAFKASCNSLVLLKNDGMLPLDSRSLHAIAIIGPNADSREALWGNYHGTSSTYTTVLEGFRKTLGESVKVKYSQGSAIQKEKLERLAEPNDRIAEAIAVATVSDTIILCLGYDETVEGEMHDDGNGGWAGDKQDLRLPPCQRALLKAVASTGKPIVLVLLSGGAIDPEIERFPNVKALLQGWYPGQEGGLAIAHTILGLNNPSGHLPVTFYRSETVLPDFCDYRMEGRTYRYVQEKVLYPFGFGLSYTTFSYGNLSTGKQADGNLELSFIVSNSGNREGREVVQIYCHSDHPFFPPNPVLCGFTSLVLQPGEHKTVTQTILAEAFSAIDPEGKRIALKGWFDLYVGNHQKALPPAGFSKSDLLHIRIQRD comes from the coding sequence ATGGACCTCACCGTATTCAGGGAACAAGCAAAACAACTGGTAGCACACATGAGCTTGAAAGAGATGTTCAGCCAATTGCTTCACGAAGCCCCTGCCATTCCTCGTCTGGGCCTTCCCCGCTACAATTGGTGGAATGAAGCCTTGCATGGCGCTGCCCGTAGCGGAACAGCGACGGTTTTCCCCCAGGCAATCGGTTTGGCCGCTATGTTCGACGACGTTTTCCTCAAGGAAATCGCAACGGTCATCTCAACGGAACAACGAGCCAAATATAACACTTTTTCAGCCTTGGGGGACCGGGGCATCTATAAGGGCCTAACCCTCTGGTCCCCGAATGTCAATATATTCAGAGACCCTCGATGGGGGCGTGGACAAGAAACCTATGGGGAGGATCCCTACCTAGCTTCCCAACTAGGGGTTTCCTTCATCCAAGGGTTGCAAGGAGACGGTCCCTATCTCAAAACTGCAGCCTGTGTGAAACATTTTGCAGTCCACAGCGGCCCGGAACCACTGAGACACGATTTCAATGCCATTGTATCCAGAAAAGACCTGTATGAAACCTACTTGCCTGCCTTCGAGGCCTGTGTCAAAGAAGGAGAGGTCAATGCCGTCATGGGAGCCTACAGTGCAGTAAACGGGGAACCTTGTTGCGGAAGTCCCTTCCTTATAACGGATATTCTCCGCAATGATTGGGGATTCGAGGGTATGTACATCTCCGATTGTTGGGCTATACGGGATTTCCACCTGAACCATGCAGTAACCAAAAACCAAGTAGATTCGGTAGCCTTGGCACTCAATGCCGGGTGTGACCTTAACTGCGGATGTGAATATCTCTCGCTGGAAAAAGCCTATCAGCAAGGGCTCATAGACCGAAAAACCATCACGCAGGCTTGTATACGGGTCATGACGACTCGCTTTGCCCTCGGCCTGTTTTCAGAAGACTGTACTTATAGCAACATAGGATATGAACAAAACGACACCGAGGAACACCGCAAGGTTGCCTTTAAGGCCTCCTGCAACTCCCTGGTCCTCCTCAAGAATGACGGGATGCTCCCTCTCGATTCCCGCTCTTTACACGCGATTGCCATCATTGGCCCGAACGCAGACAGCCGGGAAGCCCTTTGGGGCAACTACCACGGAACGTCCAGCACCTATACCACGGTCTTGGAAGGGTTCAGGAAAACACTTGGGGAATCGGTTAAGGTCAAGTATTCCCAGGGAAGCGCAATCCAGAAAGAAAAACTGGAACGGCTTGCTGAACCCAATGACAGGATTGCAGAGGCGATTGCCGTTGCAACGGTATCCGATACCATCATCCTGTGTCTGGGATATGATGAAACCGTCGAAGGGGAAATGCATGACGATGGCAATGGGGGCTGGGCCGGAGACAAGCAAGACCTCAGGTTGCCTCCCTGCCAAAGAGCGTTGCTCAAGGCCGTTGCCTCTACAGGAAAGCCGATAGTACTGGTACTCCTGTCCGGAGGAGCCATCGACCCTGAGATCGAAAGGTTCCCGAATGTAAAGGCCCTGCTGCAGGGATGGTATCCCGGGCAAGAGGGTGGACTAGCCATCGCCCATACCATACTGGGCCTGAACAACCCTTCGGGGCACCTTCCTGTCACGTTCTACCGCTCAGAAACTGTTTTGCCCGATTTCTGTGACTACCGAATGGAAGGAAGAACCTACCGATACGTACAGGAAAAAGTATTGTACCCCTTTGGTTTTGGACTTTCCTATACAACGTTTTCCTATGGGAACCTTTCTACTGGAAAGCAAGCAGACGGAAACCTTGAGCTTTCTTTCATCGTAAGCAATAGCGGAAACAGGGAAGGCCGGGAAGTGGTCCAGATATATTGCCATTCTGACCATCCCTTTTTTCCGCCGAATCCTGTACTCTGCGGTTTCACGAGTCTTGTGTTGCAACCGGGGGAACACAAAACCGTTACCCAGACAATTTTAGCTGAGGCGTTCTCAGCTATTGACCCAGAGGGCAAAAGGATTGCCCTAAAGGGATGGTTCGACCTCTATGTGGGAAACCACCAGAAGGCCCTTCCCCCTGCTGGGTTTTCAAAGTCTGACCTGCTGCACATCCGTATCCAAAGAGACTGA